The segment TAAGGAGTCAAAGTCGCACCCAAAGCTTGAGAGAGCCAGACCTCGATCGCGTGAACCGGGTATTTTCGCGCCACTTCAGCCGTCGGATCGACCATTGGCTGCACCAAAATCGTACACATTCCCAACCGATTGCCTGCTAACACATCGGTGAATAAGCGATCGCCCACCATTCCTACCTGCTCCGGCGGCAAATTCATCGCTTCTACGGCTCGTCTCAGCTTACGTCGAGAAGGCTTGCCTGCTCCGATAATATAAGGAACGCCCAAAATATCCGCAATGCGCTTAATGCGATTCTCGCTAATATTGTTACTTGCAAGCCAAATCTCTGTCACTTGGCGCACCTGCTCAACCCAAGGCAATAACTCGGTTGAAATCTGCGCGGTCGTAATTGGAACCAGCGTCTCATCGACATCTAACACAAGACCACGCAAATTGCGCTCAGATAGCATTTCAGGTGTCAAACCTAAAATCGTGGTATCGAGAAGAAGATCGGGTTGAAGGAGTTTGCCCCAAGTCATAGCAGGTTATCGGGTGAGATTGGACAGAACAAAGTGAAAAAATACTGACGACTCGCGTAAGTGCTGCAATTCGTAGAATCAATTACATTCTTGCGCATTTTGTCAGTTTATTAAACAACGCTCTAGGTTCTAGTCTAGAACGTTGCAGCTATAATCTCATACCTGAAGACCACGGATCGAATTGTGAAGCTGCGTTAATTTCCCGTTTTTTGCGGAGTTTTTTGCTGTTCTTTCTGCGCTTGGGCATCGACGCGATCGCGGATCTTACCCTGCGCAGATTCATGCTCTGCTAACGTTCGACTAAACACATGTGATCCATCGTATCGCGCCACGAAATAGAGATAGTCGGTCGCTTCAGGATTTAAGGTTGCCTTTAAACTTGCAACCCCAGGAGCCGCGATCGGGGTCGGAGGCAAGCCTGGCGTGACGTAAGTATTATACGGAGAAGGAGTCGCAACTTGAGCGTAGGTCAGCGGATTTTCAGGCGTTTGTTGAACACCAAGCGCATACTCTACCGTGGGGTCTGAGCCTAAGGTCATATTCTTCTTCAACCGATTGTGAAAGACTCCAGAAATAATTCCCCGCTCAGACGGAATCACGGCTTCTTTCTCAACAATGCTAGCGAGCGTGACCCATTGCAGCAGAGACAAATTAGTATTGGCTCGGTTTTTGTTGTAGAGCGGTAGCGCCACTTGCTCAAAGCGATTCAGCATTTGGCGAATCACTTGTTTTGGGGTAATCGCGCTCCCCGCTTCGATCTGATAGGTATCTGGATACAAAAATCCTTCCAGAAATGGCAGATTCGCAGGCAGCCAAGGATAATCAGAATTCGGGATTTCGCTCGCGGCTGCTAGAAAGTCTTTCGCTTTGAAATAGCCTTGTTTCTCAAAATAATTTGCCATCTGCTTCATCGACCAACCCTCAGGAATGGTGAAGCTGCGCTGTGCAACTTGCCCGTTCCAGATCGTGTTCGCGATCGATTGCAGAGAATCTCCGGTCGAGAGTTCGTAATTTCCAGCCTGGAATCCGCCATCTGGGTCTTGCCACATCATCCAGCGTGCCAGAACATCCCAAGCCTTCGCTGAACGAATCAGCCCAGCAGCTTCGAGTTCTTGTCCAATTTGTTGAGCCGAAGTTCCTTGGGGAATTTGGATCAGGATTCGTTTTCCTTGGTCTGCTGTCGCTTGCGGGGTCATAGGCGAACTCGCAAAACTCCACCAGGCTTGAGCGCGCCATGCAGAGAGTCCAAGTGCAACCCCGACGAGAGCTAGGAAAAACGAAAATCTTGCAAAGCTTTTAGCGATTTTCATCAGTAAATGAATGTGAGATGCGGAGAACTGCAGCTGATGCCTTCGTTCAGAACAAATATTAATTCAGTTTGTCAACCTGTCAACCGCTTTGAATAAAGTTTTATAGCAAGATTTTTAACAAATTTGATGCCGGGGGATCAAACCCAGTCAGTAATTTTAGCCTTTATTTCAGATCAGGAAAAACTTTTTTCTTAACTTCAGAAAGTGGGCGGGGATGATTCGGATCAAATCAATCCCCCATTCCCAACTGTCCGGGTAATTACTCCATTTCATCGAATAGCTGATCTTCGATCATGGGTAGCATTGGCTCGATTTTTTTCAGTTCTTCTTGGGAAAGGAGATGCGGATTTCCGTTGTCATCCAGCCGCGCCAAGATGAAGTAGGGATCGAGCGGGGTATAAATGGCATATTCTTGTTCTTCATGCCAGAAGCTCGCGAGGAGTTGCAGTTCTTCTTGGTCATCCTCACCGTCAGATTCCACGCCTTCCCAGCTTTCTTCGTCGTCGAGATCTGGCAAGTCGCCTTCAACCGTTAAAACAACTGCGGTTTGCTTGAGTGCTAGATTCTGTTCTTCTAGAACAGCTTTGGCGATCGGAAAAACGAGGTTTATAGTTTCCTGATCTTCGACTAATACGGCTTCATCTTCTTCGCCATTTTCTTGCCAAGCGAAAATCTCGATCGGCGAGTCAACGGGAAGCAGCAGCACGTATTCTTGGTCTTCCACGTCTAAAGAATGCTCGACATAGCAGGTCAGCGTTAAGCCTGCGTCATCCGTCAGGGTTACGGTGGGAGCATCCATGTTTTCCATGCTGTCTTCGTCCATTGGACTCTCTCTATCTCTCTCTTTATTAAACGAATTGCGGACTCGGCGGGATAAATCGCGTTTGCCCTCACAAAAGTATCTCGTAGAATGGGCACTTTGTTTCAGGTACAAGGGTGCGAGGCGGATTGATTCTTTAATCTGCTTACCCTGACACTTTGCTGAAGAATTTATTCATTTCGTGTCGTTACTTTCCGTACAATATGTTCATATTTCTTTACGGGAGAGCGAGAAATGAACTTGACGGAGATGCTAGAGCCGATCGCTGCGTTTTTTCGATCGCTGAATGTGCCGGAACCGATCGTGCATTGGGGTCATCCAGCCATGATGAGTATTGTGGTGTTGGTGATGGGAGGCTATGGTGCTTGGGCGGGCTGGCAGAGCCGAATCGCGCAAGATAAGGAAGTCGCCGAGAAGAGTCGGGCAGATCATCGCAAGATTATGCCTTGGGTCGTGGTGTTTTTGACAATGGGATACACAGGCGGCGTGCTATCGCTGGTGATGCAGCACAAACCCATTTTGGAGAGTCCGCATTTTTGGACGGCGAATGCGGTGTTAGCGCTGCTGTATTTGAATGGCGCAATTTCGTTGTTTAATTTTGCAGGCAACAAACCTGGATTACGCTTGTTCCATGCTTATTTAGGAACTGCGATCGCAGGAATTTTGATTCTGCATGGAGTGTTTGGACTGAAGTTGGGTCTGTCCATTTAACTCACGCCCAAATCATGAGAAAAAGCGGGGTGATTCTATCCCGCTTTTTTAGCTCAAATCGCACATGCTTGACATCGTTAGTCATTGCCCACAATCAATCGAATAGGGAGATAGAGATCAATCTAAATCTGGCTTCTCCCCATCTCCCCACTTCGCAAATCCCCACTTCGCAAAATTCATGCGGTTAACAACTAGATTTTCAGAATTACCTGACTCGACTCACCTCAATGATGTTTGAGGTAGATAGCAAAGCAGCTGGTGTCCTTTCCGTCGAAACCAGAGAATTGCCTTGAGATGAGATTGCTGCATGGGCTGGAATTTTTACAGGGGGGCGCTCTTCTTGCTTGATAGCAATTTCAGTTTTCTGATTGATCAGCGTTCCATTGAAGATGCCCGTTGAACGAAAAGTACGATCGCTTTCAGACAAGATGCTATCTAGGGATTGATTGAGTCCAGTCTGCGGATAGATGTAGCCTAAAACGCCCTCATCTTGATAGCCTTGATCCTTACCTTCTTGTAGATTAGTCGTGTAGAAATGGTCTTTCCCATTGTATTTGCGATAGACCGGAATCGTTTTATCTACTTGTTTGGGGTAAACGTAGCCTAAAATGCCCTCATCTTGATAGCCTTGATCCTTACCTTCTTGTAGGTTAGTTGTGTAGAAGTGATCGCCACCGCCAAATTTGCGATAGACCGGAACAGTTCCTGGTTGCTGAGTCATGTAGACAAAGCCCAAAATTCCTTCATCCACGTAGCCATGCACTTCTCCTTCTTGCGGAGTCGTCGTATAGAAATGATTCCCTCTGGCAAATTTTCGATAGACGGGCAACATGTCAGTGGTGTAAATCTTCCAATTGCCATTGCCAACTGTGACATCAATCGTGAAGGGGACATTACTAACCTTCACGATTTGTCCAATCACTTGCATCGTCACTTTGCTATGGGGCGGAGCGATTAGCGGAATGCTTTTTTGGAGAGTGATAGTCTCTTTTGTACTGTGAGTGAATCCAGCCGTGAGGGACAGTTCAACTGAGGCTGTTGTTTCTGCGCCTAATATCAAAAAATCAGTCTTTCCTTTGATAGAAAAGCTAGACTTCAAGCCTGCGGTAATTGAGAAGGTTTGAGCCACTTCATACGATTGGCTGACCACATCGGTAAAGCTTTGATTGATTGCAGAATCGTTCGTATGAATCACTTCGCCAACGATAAAGGGCTGAGGCTGTTGAATTGGGGTTTCAACTTGCATGTCAGTGCCATATTCGATACCTGGATATTGCTGAACCAAAATTTGATAGGGGCTATTTTTAGCACTGAGTCGAGCATTAAGATCTTTGACCGTTTCTTCTGAAATGGTGGTCGTGATTTGAGGCATGGTGTCATTTTCCTGAATGATGAAGTTGGATGATGGCGAGTCTGAGTTGAGTGGCTCATCGCGCTGATCAATGACACGTTGCGGTTTTCACGATTATGCAGTGGCGTGCATATCTGTTGGAAAAGATTGAGAAGCGTGCATCTGCTTGGAAGAGAGGGCAGATCAGTTTGTGCGTAGGGGAGTTGGGAATTCTAGGGAGCATGGTAACGGATAGAGAGGAAATATGCAGCCTGTAGTGGTTTGGGGCTTGGCTTACATTGTGGGATTGTTGCTTACAGCAATTCCGATGGGAGGAGCGATCGTATTGGGCTGCGGAGTCATCAGTGCGATCGTTGCGCTGAAAAAAAGCCGAAAGTATGCGCGAATTTTTGCGATCGCTGGATGCGTCGGCTTACTTGCAGGAATTTATCTCCAGTTTCGGACACCTCAGCCGAGTCAGATTGATGTTAGTCGCTTTGTTCCCCAAGAAAAGCAGGAAGTTACTATCTCTGGAAAAGTAGCAGCATTGCCGAAACTGACGCAGAGTGGGAAGTTACAAGTCTGGTTCGATGTAGCAGCAGTCGGGGAGCAGAAAGCAGAGGGGAAGCTTTATGTCACATTGCCGGAAATCGAAGGAAAAGACTTATTTCCAGGACAAGCGATCGCCATTACGGGCAATCTCTACAAACCAAAGCCCAAGATGAATCCGGGTGGATTTGATTTTCAGAAGTACTTGGCACAAGAAGGTAGTTTTGCAGGATTGAGTGGCAAATCGATTCGATTACTTGATCTGAATCAGAAACCAGAATGGGGTTGGTGGATGGTGCAGAAACAGATTGTGCGATCGCAAACTGAACAACTTGGACAAGCAGAAGGTGCGATTGTTGCTGCAATGGTGATTGGCGGACAAGTTGTCGATATTCCTTTTGATGTCAAAGAAGCTTTTTCTAAAATTGGGCTTTCTCACGCGCTTGCTGCATCTGGATTTCAAGTGACGCTAATTTTAGGTGTGTTACTCGCTTTGACGCGACGATTGCCGAAAGTGATACAAATTAGCTGTTGCGGAGCAGGTTTGATCTGTTTTGCGGGATTAACAGGACTGCAACCTTCAGTGATGCGAGCAGTTTTGATGGGATTTGCAATCTTGATTAGTTTAGCGTTTGAGAGAAAAGTTAAGCCATTACAATCGCTATTAATCGTTGCAATCATTTTATTAATCTGGAATCCATTATGGATCTGGAGTTTAAGTTTTCAATTTAGCTTTCTCGCCACGTTAGGTTTATTGATTACAGTTCCAGCCTTGTCAAAACGATTAGATTGGTTGCCGACAGTGATTGTTCCCGCGATCGCAGTTCCAATTTCGGCTTTACTTTGGACACTGCCACTTCAGCTTTTTTCATTCGGAATCGTTTCGCCGTATTGCATTCTGGCGAATCTGCTCACCACTGTATTGATCTCGTTTATTAGTTTGGGTGGGATTGTCAGCGCGGGGGTGAGCTTTGTGCTTCCAGCGATCACGAAGTTCGCGTCTCCAATTCTCTACTATCCAACTCACTGGTTGATTGAGCTAGTCAAGTTTTTCTGCCAACTGCCCGGAAACTCGATTGCCGTTGGAACCATCTCGACCGGGTTGCTGATTACTTTATATGCGCTGATTTGTACGCCTTGGTTGTTTCCTAAGTTTCGGCGGCAATGGTGGGCTTTTTTGCTAGTTGGAATGAACTTAGTGTTTATTCCAGCTTGGTATACGCGATCGAACTTACTTCAAATTACAGCGCTTTCTGCGGGTGCAAAGCCTGTAATCGTAGTGCAAGATCACGGACGAGTGGGACTCATCAATAGCGGTCAAGCCGAAGCCGTAAAATTCAAAGTTTTGCCGTTTTTGCGCAAAGAAGGCATCAATCACATCGATTGGGCGATCGCGGCTTCTCCCGCAATGTCAGACGGTTGGAAGGCGCTTTTAGAAGCGATGCCGATTCGCGCACTCTACGATTTCTCCGGGAAAAAGCAGCAGGTGATTTCGTTGAACGTGGTCGAGCAATTAGCGCAGCGCAGTGGCAAGTATGTCTCGATTACGCCCGGGCAGAAGATTGAATCTGGGACGATCAAGATTCAATTCTTAAGCGTTGAGCCAACGATCGTGCAGATTGCGATCGCGCAGCAGCGATGGTTATGGCTCAGAGATGCGCCGAACGTTTCGCAGTCCCAGGCATTGGGAAGTGCATTAGTTGGAAATGAAATTCTTTGGTGGTCTGGGCGGCAATTGCACCCTAAGCTGATTGAGAAATTGCAGCCGAAAACCGCGATCGCTTATTCTAAAACCATTCATCCCGAAACCCTGACGCAGTTGCAGCAAAATCGTGTCCAGATTTATCAAACCGAGGCAGATGGAGCGCTGCAATGGACGAAAAATCAAGGGTTTCAAACAAGTTTAAAAGTTGATGAGTCAGACGGTTCGTTCCTGTAGTATATTAGGTAGGCATGTCATCGGGAGAGGTGGCAGAGTGGTTGAATGCGGCGCACTCGAAATGCGTTTTGGGGCAACTCAACGGGGGTTCGAATCCCCCCCTCTCCGTCCCTAAAGTTTGATGTTAAATCTGAGTCGTTTTGAGTACGTGCTGCCAGCGGCGTTGGATTACGAGATCATAAGGTTTCCAAAAATTCGGTTCAGGAGATGAATCGGGCTGATTCTGATCAATGACACTTCGAGACTCGATCTCTGTCGGTTTTGATGGAATCAGGAAGGGTTTGAGCAGCGTTTTCACGATCGCGATCAAAGTCACTTTATAAATTCCTGGACGCAGCAACAGCGCATAATCATTTCTCAAGCTGCAAAACATCCAGCGAAACATCAATCGATAATCCCCTGCTAAATAGCTCTTACTCAACAGATTGTTATAGAACGCTGTATTTGCCCAATGCCGCACATATTGAGGCAATTCTGGGTGGCGTTGATAAACGCGAGACATGATCAATTCATAAAATTTCGACATCGTGACGCATTTTGTAGACATGCTGCCACTGTATTGCCGATAGCCAATCAGATACTCTGGCACAATCCGAAACTGATAGGATTCTGCAATCCGCAGATAGAGATCCCAATCTTCACAGGTTTCAAATTCACAATTATAGTAACCGACGCGATCGAGGCATTCTCGCCGAAAGGTCGTCGAACAAGCATTATCGAGAAAGTTATAAAACACCAGCATCGGAAGCACATTCCCTTCAACGGCTCCAAGCTGTCCAAACGGAGAATAGCCTTTGATTTCGCCTTTTTCGTTGAGATAAACCGACCAAGAGTAAACCAGTCCCACATTCGCATCAGCAGTTTCTAAACAGTGAACATGCTTTGCTAAGCGTTCTGGATACCAAATGTCATCAGCATCAATTGGAGCAATATATTCGCCAGAAGAATGCTGAATGGCAAGATTGCGAGCCGTTGGAACTCCAGCATTAGGTTGCTGAATCAGTTTAATGCGATCGTCATTTCGAGCAAACGATCGCACAATTTCTGCGGTGCGATCCTGTGAACCATCATCGACAATGATGGCTTCAAAGTTTCGATAGGTCTGTGCTTGCAGAGATTTGATTGTGTCTGAGATGAATGCTTCTGCGTTGTAAGCGGCAATTACAACGGAAACGAGTGGTTCAGAAGCCATGCCATTTCTCCACAATTCAGCATTCTGTTGATCATTCTTATGGACGAGGAACAAAAAATCAAGCTTGCATTTCTAACAGAAGGGAGAGGCAGAAAATCAGCGAAATGTTCACAATCGAATCACTAAATTGGGGTATAAACCTATGGATTATGAATCGCGAACACGCCGCAGTTTTACCTACGTATTATGGATGCTCGGCTCAGCTTTTATTCCCGTTGGCTTGAGCTTTCGAGTCGGAAGTTTTCTACAATTCCTATTTCTAGGTGTAGGTATTACATTGTTCGTTTTAGGACATGTTCTCTTCAGAGATGCCTGGAATCGCTAGGGCTTTTTCGAGATTACAGTCTGTAAGGCTTGAAACCAACGACTTGCCATTTTCTGTTCGCCTGATTCGTTTGGATGCAAGCCATCGTAAGTATCTTGACTGACATTAAATCCACTAAATTGATCGACCAAAATGACCGGGCTAGTGTTGGAATTTAGCGATCGAGCTAGCACAAAAATCTGCTGATTAAATTGCTGCGTCAGTGTTTCTCCTCCTTGAGAAGGAATCAATTGAGCCAGCAGAATTTTCAGATTCGGATTGCGTTTTCGCATTGTTTGAATCAGCGATCGTAATTCCGCGATCGTACTTTCAAAACTCTGTCCTCTCAGAATGTCATTCGTGCCTAAATGAATCAGCACAATGTCAGGATTAGCTTGTTCTGTCCAGCCATCAATTTGCGCTAAAACCTCATCGGCTTGCCAACCCCAATGTCCCTCATGATCAAGGTCAAAATCAGAATTTGGCGGATTGCCCAGATAGTGCGATCGCGTTGAACCGACAAAATTGATGTCATATCCAGCTTGCCGCAGTTTCAGCCAGAGCGATCGCCGATAGCTATTGTGATTGCGATCGCCTTGAGTAATCGAATCTCCCAGCGGCATGATGCGAATGCCTGACTGTGCGCCATCGACTTGCGAAACCGGAGTACAGCCTAAAAGTAAAAATAATGCCGTACTCCCAATCAGTTTCTTCATGCGGTTCTAGGTTTTAGTAAGTTGCTCAATCGTCGCCAATTTGCACGCACGACTTTCCATTGTGCAACCAGATGCAGAACAATCAACGCTAAGAACGTGTAAGCCAGCCAGAAATGTGCACTGCGACCAATCTCTACCATCGCTTCATTCTGCGGAAAGAGATCAGGAAGAACAATCCCAAAGAACTTTACATTGTTCGGTCGAAATGAATTTGACAGCAAAAATCCAGCGATCGGAACTGCCCACATCAACAGATATAAACTGCTATGGAGTGCAACTGTCTTAAACCAAGCAGTTGTAAATTTGGGCGATCGCTTGGTGTATTTCTTCCACCAAACTTGCAAGAGTAGAAAGATTCGCCAAGTCAGCAATGCCATCGATATAACACCGATCGATTTATGAAAATCGTAAAGTGAACCTCGATAAGCTACAGAACGATCGAGTTGTGACATAAATGTGCCCGTCACAAACAAGACAAGATACGCACCACTCATCCACCAGTGAACAGACATCAACTGCTTGAAAGCGTTATTCAATCTAGGCTTGAACGATTGGGCTAATGCCATAGCTGCCACCTTCATCATAAAACTTCATAAAGCTTAGATGACAGATATTAAGATTGTGTTACGAAAAGGTAGCAATCTGTTTGAGTTGCAGAGGCTAAAAAGAGTGGAGAGTGGGGGCTAGTCAGGCAACACCATCTCACACCCCAGATCACAATTGATTTAGGGCTGCCATATGTAAAAGTTTGTACATCTGCGCCAGCCCATCGACTTGATAGTGCGCGTTGAGTCCGCTGGGATTCGGCAAGACCCAAATTGTGGTGTCAAACAAAGTCTCGGGTTGTCGTCCCATCTGAGCTTTTGGCTGATTAAATGCGATCCGATATGCACTCACACCTAAAACCGCTAAATACTTTGGTTTGTATTGCTGGAGCTTTTGGGCAAGTTTTTCATGACCTGCAATGAAATCTTCAGAAGTCAGTTCATCGGCTCTTGCGGTGGCAGGTTCCGCCAAATTCGTTAGACCGAATCCGCGATCGAGTAACGTCCGATCTTCAAACGGGGACAACAATCGCTCTGTAAATCCAGCTAAATGAATTGCCTTCCAAAATCGATTTCCAGGACGGGCAAAATGATGTCCAACGGCTGCACTGTAAAGACTGGGATTGATTCCGCTAAAGAGAATGTTCAAATCGGGCGCGATGACATCAGGAAGAGTTTGACGATATGCAGCAGCGATTTCTGCTTTCGTGGGCTTGTGAATCACAGTGAAGGTAGGGCTTTGGGCAAAAATTTAAGTTCAATCTGGAGAATGATGGCGATCGAAATCCCAATTTAGCAGCAATTTTCAGATGTTGGAGTGGGGAGTAGGGAAATCAGGTTTTTTGAGCAAAAAAGCCAAGCTGCACTGCAACAGGGCGTTCGCGTAGGGGAATGCGCGTTTGAATGGGAGAATTGAGAACTTTTGCACCTTTGGGAGTCTGGATTGCGATCGTGACAGAGCCGCCGCCGTCTAAATTCAGTGCGGTTTCTGCACCTAGTTTTTGTAAATAAGCGGATGTCTCGGCTAGGGTCATTCCTTCGCTGTATTGGAACTGTTTGCCATCAATCAGAACGAGCCAGAGTTTTTTTCCAGTTTTGTCGATCGCAATGACTGTCCGAGGATAAGGCTTATCTTTCACAGCTTCGTAATCTGGGGGTGCTAAAGGCTGACCCTTCTTGACTAGCAGATCATTGCCCGCAACCGCTTGTTCTGTGCCTGCTGGACAAATTCCTTTCTCATCGATTACAACTCGATTTTTAGCCAAGAAGCAGATTGCAGACCAACCTTCTTCAGCAGCCGAATAGGTTTTTCCGTTAGAGGTCACTTGTCCTAAAGCATTCACCACATCCCCTGCATGAGGATAAAAATCCCAAGGAGTTTCTTCGCGAAATGGATGGAAGAAATTTGCATTGATCCCAAGTTGAAGATCAAATTCGTCAACGAATTCTGTTACGGTTCGTGCGATTGTTTCGCGATTTCTAGGAGAATTTTTTGCATCATTAGAAGTAATGCCTGGATTAACAAAAGGACGAATGCCTGGAGTCGTCAGATCGATCGAGATTTTGTGCACCATGATCGGGCGCGGACTGGACAGCGCTTGCCGTTCGTAGGCAATTCCAGGAAAGAGCGATCGCGTTTCATCGATCCGCGGTGGGCGAGAATTTTGCCGCACTCCATAGATCAAAATTGGAATCGTCAGGAGTAAAAGAATAAAAACGCTCAGAATTTTTCCGAAATTATAGCGATCGCGCTGTGTCATACCGATTAAATTAGATGTGCGTCATTCTTCACGCCCTATGACTCACTATATTAATCACGATCTCCGGAATCGCTCATTTCGCAGGAAGAATTTGGCATTCATGAATTTCCGAGGCGCAGATATTCGGGGGTGCGATTTCACAGGCGCGATCTTGAGTGGAGCAGATTTCTCAGATACAAAAGCAGGGCTATCGCTGCGGCAAAGATTTTATCTAGGTGGCTTCGTCATCTTCGTTTCGCTATTTGTGGGCGATGTGATGGTGCGATTGCTCTTTAATACGATCGGACAATCTCCTCTGGATTCGCGGACGATTTATGTTCCGATTTTCTATGCTGCTACAAGTTTAGCGGGAGTCAGTTCTGCGATCGCGGCTGTCAATCGAAAATCAGAGCTAGGAGATTTTTTAACGAGCGTAACAGCGGTACTGGTTAGCGCGATCGTGGGATTTGGAGTGGGATTCTTTTATCCGGGTCTGATTCAAACTCTGATCTTTCCACCGAATGTATTCATCCCAAGTACTTCAGAATGGCTGCATCAACTGTTGTTGTCTTTGGATGAACATCATATCCAGATTGCAGTAGGGCTGACTGTCCTGACCAGTGTAATGATGTTATTTTTGTCGCGCTTTCAGTATCGAACGAGCTTCAAAGTGGGTGTGAGTCTGTTAGGCGCGATCGCAAGCTATGTTGCGACATTTTTCTGGAGTACGATCGCAAATGCTTATTTTGGTAATTCAAACTTTTCGCTTGGCATTGTCTTTAGTATCATTACATTGATGTATTTAGGATTGACGTTTGTATCACTCAATTGGATTGTGTATGAATTACAACATGCGATCGGCACATCATTCCGGGGTGCAGAATTAACACATGCGCGCTTTGCATACGCGGATTTACGAAATACTGATTTTTCTGAATCCATTGGAGCCAGTGCGCTAAAGTAAGATTTGCTCAATTTCCGCTCAGCATCATGAATCTCTTTCTGCTAATCGGCTCAATCGTCATCACCGTTTTAGTCTTTCTCTGGCTAGTACGGGTTCTCAAAGCAACGCTAAAAACTGCACTTTTGATTGCTGCGATCGTGTTTGCTCTACAATTTTTTGGAATCGGCTCCGACAAAATTCTTGCTGAAGTCGAGCAAATTGTGCGATCGCTGTGGAGCCTTTTACCCGGAAATTAGGTTGAGTTCCTCTGCCACGATCGCAACTAATTTCTTTGCGGCTCCAGGTTCTCCGCGCACTTGACGTAAGCGATCGCGCATTGCTGCTAATTTTTCTGGATGATCCAGATAATCGATCATAAATTTGGCAACTTCTTTGGGGTCTAGCTCACCGACTAACTCTGGAACAATCATTTCTTTTGCCCAGATGTTCGGCCAAGCGAGTAATCCTAACCGCTTTAACATAGCGGAGTTAATCTGTTTCGCAAACCATCCCCCCACTCCAGGAAGATTGGCAAGCAATCCTGGAATGCCATCCCAAGCCCGCATTGCATCCATTTGCTGAGTCGGAACGATAACCACCATCGGAATCCCTAAAGAACCGAGTTCAGCAGTATTTGCACCCACGGTTGTCAAACAGAAGCAACATTGTGAGAGTACTTCATACATCGGAACTCGCTCAGTTTTGGATTGCCAAAGCTCGACTGACAAACCATTTGGTGTTTCTAAGCGATCTCCCACTAACTGACCTGAAACATTCCCTAGCAAGGGCACAAGCGAATTCTGTTTTGGATCAGCATACTTGGCTAAATCCGGTAGATCTAAAGTCGGTGCAACGGGAATGACAAATCGAGTCTGAGGACGATGGAGTTTGATCT is part of the Leptolyngbya boryana PCC 6306 genome and harbors:
- a CDS encoding SGNH/GDSL hydrolase family protein is translated as MKKLIGSTALFLLLGCTPVSQVDGAQSGIRIMPLGDSITQGDRNHNSYRRSLWLKLRQAGYDINFVGSTRSHYLGNPPNSDFDLDHEGHWGWQADEVLAQIDGWTEQANPDIVLIHLGTNDILRGQSFESTIAELRSLIQTMRKRNPNLKILLAQLIPSQGGETLTQQFNQQIFVLARSLNSNTSPVILVDQFSGFNVSQDTYDGLHPNESGEQKMASRWFQALQTVISKKP
- a CDS encoding glycosyltransferase family protein; this encodes MAVDILILSNAPGELATWVKPVVRELRAQLGDEPRISVMLSPCPNASGQEAEIALSYPEVDRVQAAEHFFSFLLWGKTADDWDWHDRGVVIFLGGDQFFPVVIGKRLGYRTVIYAEWEARWHRWIDRFGVMKSEILDRAPAQFAHKITVVGDLMAEVQTQQVASATEELIGILPGSKPAKLMQGVPLMIAIADQIKLHRPQTRFVIPVAPTLDLPDLAKYADPKQNSLVPLLGNVSGQLVGDRLETPNGLSVELWQSKTERVPMYEVLSQCCFCLTTVGANTAELGSLGIPMVVIVPTQQMDAMRAWDGIPGLLANLPGVGGWFAKQINSAMLKRLGLLAWPNIWAKEMIVPELVGELDPKEVAKFMIDYLDHPEKLAAMRDRLRQVRGEPGAAKKLVAIVAEELNLISG
- a CDS encoding glycosyltransferase family 2 protein; amino-acid sequence: MASEPLVSVVIAAYNAEAFISDTIKSLQAQTYRNFEAIIVDDGSQDRTAEIVRSFARNDDRIKLIQQPNAGVPTARNLAIQHSSGEYIAPIDADDIWYPERLAKHVHCLETADANVGLVYSWSVYLNEKGEIKGYSPFGQLGAVEGNVLPMLVFYNFLDNACSTTFRRECLDRVGYYNCEFETCEDWDLYLRIAESYQFRIVPEYLIGYRQYSGSMSTKCVTMSKFYELIMSRVYQRHPELPQYVRHWANTAFYNNLLSKSYLAGDYRLMFRWMFCSLRNDYALLLRPGIYKVTLIAIVKTLLKPFLIPSKPTEIESRSVIDQNQPDSSPEPNFWKPYDLVIQRRWQHVLKTTQI
- a CDS encoding cytochrome b — translated: MALAQSFKPRLNNAFKQLMSVHWWMSGAYLVLFVTGTFMSQLDRSVAYRGSLYDFHKSIGVISMALLTWRIFLLLQVWWKKYTKRSPKFTTAWFKTVALHSSLYLLMWAVPIAGFLLSNSFRPNNVKFFGIVLPDLFPQNEAMVEIGRSAHFWLAYTFLALIVLHLVAQWKVVRANWRRLSNLLKPRTA
- the mug gene encoding G/U mismatch-specific DNA glycosylase translates to MIHKPTKAEIAAAYRQTLPDVIAPDLNILFSGINPSLYSAAVGHHFARPGNRFWKAIHLAGFTERLLSPFEDRTLLDRGFGLTNLAEPATARADELTSEDFIAGHEKLAQKLQQYKPKYLAVLGVSAYRIAFNQPKAQMGRQPETLFDTTIWVLPNPSGLNAHYQVDGLAQMYKLLHMAALNQL
- a CDS encoding phosphodiester glycosidase family protein, whose product is MTQRDRYNFGKILSVFILLLLTIPILIYGVRQNSRPPRIDETRSLFPGIAYERQALSSPRPIMVHKISIDLTTPGIRPFVNPGITSNDAKNSPRNRETIARTVTEFVDEFDLQLGINANFFHPFREETPWDFYPHAGDVVNALGQVTSNGKTYSAAEEGWSAICFLAKNRVVIDEKGICPAGTEQAVAGNDLLVKKGQPLAPPDYEAVKDKPYPRTVIAIDKTGKKLWLVLIDGKQFQYSEGMTLAETSAYLQKLGAETALNLDGGGSVTIAIQTPKGAKVLNSPIQTRIPLRERPVAVQLGFFAQKT
- a CDS encoding pentapeptide repeat-containing protein; translation: MTHYINHDLRNRSFRRKNLAFMNFRGADIRGCDFTGAILSGADFSDTKAGLSLRQRFYLGGFVIFVSLFVGDVMVRLLFNTIGQSPLDSRTIYVPIFYAATSLAGVSSAIAAVNRKSELGDFLTSVTAVLVSAIVGFGVGFFYPGLIQTLIFPPNVFIPSTSEWLHQLLLSLDEHHIQIAVGLTVLTSVMMLFLSRFQYRTSFKVGVSLLGAIASYVATFFWSTIANAYFGNSNFSLGIVFSIITLMYLGLTFVSLNWIVYELQHAIGTSFRGAELTHARFAYADLRNTDFSESIGASALK